The following proteins are encoded in a genomic region of Sneathiella marina:
- a CDS encoding cobalt-precorrin-6A reductase, translating to MTEQTRILLIGGTEEARQLNAILADIENVNLVTSLAGRTTNPAKLRGRVVTGGFGGAAGLAAFLDQNNIQKVIDASHPYAANITHTAATVCREKEISYVRFNRLPWKMEAGDQWIPVSSIEQAAVALTDYMRIFLSVGRQELEYFANLSDRFFLVRSIEKVAFEPVGSETIFIRERGPFQISDEIRLMRQHHVNVVVSKNSGGATTYGKIAAARSLQLPVIMIDRPILPRMTTMTSIEDILSSIAP from the coding sequence ATGACTGAACAAACCCGTATTTTGCTTATCGGCGGGACCGAGGAAGCTCGTCAGTTGAATGCCATATTGGCGGATATTGAGAATGTAAACCTGGTTACATCGCTTGCTGGAAGAACAACAAACCCCGCCAAATTGCGAGGCCGCGTTGTAACTGGAGGATTTGGAGGCGCTGCTGGATTGGCCGCTTTTTTAGATCAGAACAATATTCAAAAGGTAATAGATGCTAGTCATCCCTATGCCGCCAACATTACCCATACCGCTGCTACCGTTTGTCGGGAAAAAGAGATTTCTTATGTTCGATTCAATCGACTTCCCTGGAAAATGGAAGCAGGGGATCAATGGATACCGGTATCTTCAATCGAGCAGGCGGCCGTGGCACTAACAGATTATATGCGTATTTTCCTTTCTGTTGGCCGGCAGGAGCTGGAATATTTTGCAAATCTGTCGGATCGCTTTTTTCTGGTTAGGAGTATTGAGAAGGTAGCGTTCGAGCCCGTTGGATCCGAGACCATTTTTATCCGCGAACGTGGTCCGTTTCAAATATCCGATGAAATCAGGTTAATGCGCCAACATCACGTGAATGTTGTCGTTAGCAAGAATAGTGGTGGTGCGACCACTTATGGCAAAATCGCCGCGGCACGATCACTTCAGCTTCCTGTTATCATGATAGATCGGCCGATATTACCGAGGATGACGACGATGACATCTATCGAAGATATCTTATCGTCAATTGCCCCCTGA
- the cobM gene encoding precorrin-4 C(11)-methyltransferase, with amino-acid sequence MTVYFIGAGPGAADLITLRGRDLIAASPVCLYAGSLVPVEILTHAPKDALIIDTAPLTLDEIIAEMIKANDQGLDVARVHSGDPSLYGAIGEQMRRLDDLKIDYSITPGVPAFAAAAAALKTEFTLPEVSQTVILTRTSMKATAMPNREDLSTLGTSGATLAIHLSVRNLRAVTADLIPHYGEDCPVAVVFRASWPDESIIRGTLSDIREKVRAEKITRTALIIVGRVLDAKDYRDSALYHANHVHVLRPKRKA; translated from the coding sequence ATGACCGTCTATTTTATAGGAGCCGGCCCGGGCGCGGCTGATCTCATTACCCTTCGCGGCCGTGATCTCATTGCCGCTTCTCCGGTTTGTCTCTATGCCGGTTCGTTGGTGCCGGTGGAAATACTCACTCATGCCCCAAAAGATGCGCTGATCATCGATACGGCCCCCTTAACACTTGATGAAATTATTGCGGAGATGATCAAGGCCAACGATCAGGGATTAGATGTCGCGCGCGTCCATTCAGGAGATCCAAGCCTTTATGGCGCCATAGGCGAGCAAATGCGCCGATTGGATGATTTGAAAATTGATTATTCCATTACGCCCGGTGTGCCGGCATTTGCTGCTGCCGCCGCCGCTTTAAAAACCGAATTTACACTACCTGAGGTCAGTCAAACTGTTATTCTGACGCGGACGTCAATGAAAGCGACAGCGATGCCCAACCGGGAGGACCTGTCGACATTGGGAACATCCGGCGCCACACTCGCCATACATCTGTCTGTTCGCAACCTGCGGGCCGTTACAGCTGATCTTATTCCTCATTATGGAGAGGATTGCCCCGTAGCAGTTGTCTTTCGCGCCAGCTGGCCGGATGAAAGTATCATTCGAGGTACGTTGTCAGATATCCGCGAAAAGGTACGGGCAGAAAAAATTACCCGGACAGCGCTGATTATTGTTGGGCGCGTTCTGGATGCAAAAGACTATCGAGACAGCGCACTCTATCATGCTAATCATGTGCATGTATTAAGGCCAAAACGCAAAGCCTAA
- a CDS encoding cadherin domain-containing protein → MSDDVVIDQAAKEALLDTSQASGQTGYDPLGNRAETIDMRDMKTVDDRSREAIHTGDKKDHELKHDQVNDDEKSAQLSETDNQGADQREDVSSDDDSDPQPQELSSASGDNSASGRARENTEETRNGAAREGVGIDERIETNPASEVSEAEGASAASPAPGLSSTLNGLSREDELVVEATDAIDAAPHSITMDDQNIAEDAAVGDIVGTVSAIDPEGRALVYSLDDDAGGKFTIDSASGEISVASALDYETSKDHQLIVNVDDGAQVTQQVFIIDVGDVDEGIPGIKLDGTDGHDRLYGTEDSDTLSGYGGNDSIYGYGSDDKLYGGDGNDRLYGGDGDDTLTGDAGNDYLYGHEGNDKLSGGDGNDRLYGGDGDDKLTGDAGNDYLYGHEGNDKLSGGDGNDYLNGGDGKDNLSGGEGNDRLYGGAGNDKLTGGDGNDTLVGQDGNDRLTGGDGNDYLSGGDGKDNLSGGDGNDRLYGGAGNDKLTGGDGNDTLVGQDGNDRLTGGDGNDYLSGGDGKDNLSGGEGNDRLYGGAGKDKLTGGDGNDTLVGDAGRDRLTGGDGNDYLNGGADNDRLTGGDGNDRLYGGDGNDKLTGDAGNDYLHGGDGKDNLSGGDGNDRLYGGAGNDKLTGGDGNDTLVGDAGRDQLTGGDGNDYLNGGADNDKLIGGDGNDRLYGGDGKDILTGDAGNDTLFGQDGNDRLTGGDGNDYLSGGDGKDNLSGGEGNDRLYGGAGNDKLTGGDGNDTLVGDAGRDRLTGGDGNDYLNGGADNDRLTGGDGNDRLYGGDGNDKLTGDAGNDYLHGGDGKDNLSGGDGNDRLYGGAGNDKLTGGDGNDTLVGDAGRDRLTGGDGDDYLNGGADNDRLTGGDGNDRLYGGDGKDNLKGGEGNDRLYGQDGDDKLTGDVGNDYLHGGQGNDKLTGGDGNDTLIGDAGDDKLNAGDGDDYLNGGDGKDKLTGGDGNDRMYGGDGEDRLTGDAGNDTLYGQDDDDKLTGGEGNDYLHGGAGNDTVSGGDGNDTLVGDAGDDKLDAGDGNDYLTAGAGDDTLTAGDGEDRLYGGDGDDKMSGGDGNDRMYGQDGNDEMTGGAGDDYAHGGDGSDIYFFGMDSGIDTFIGGDGGGWSDTIALSDGLPAGDLNDWLNLTSGSVETADNGDIFLSEDAAGTITLGEDAVLTFDGVEKIEG, encoded by the coding sequence CGTGCCGAAACAATTGATATGCGGGACATGAAAACCGTAGATGACCGATCTCGGGAAGCGATCCATACAGGTGATAAAAAAGATCACGAACTCAAACATGATCAAGTGAATGACGACGAAAAATCCGCTCAGTTGTCTGAAACGGACAATCAGGGAGCTGATCAACGGGAGGACGTGAGCTCAGATGATGATAGTGATCCGCAACCCCAAGAACTTTCTTCGGCGTCGGGCGATAACAGCGCAAGTGGCCGAGCACGCGAGAATACGGAAGAAACGCGGAATGGTGCAGCCCGTGAAGGTGTAGGGATTGATGAAAGAATTGAAACGAATCCGGCATCTGAAGTAAGCGAAGCGGAAGGCGCAAGTGCCGCGTCCCCGGCGCCAGGACTCTCTTCGACGCTCAATGGCTTGTCGCGAGAAGATGAGCTGGTGGTTGAGGCGACGGACGCGATAGACGCAGCCCCTCATTCAATAACCATGGATGATCAGAACATCGCGGAAGATGCGGCTGTTGGAGATATAGTGGGAACCGTGTCGGCAATAGACCCGGAAGGTCGTGCTCTTGTTTACAGTTTGGATGATGACGCCGGCGGAAAATTTACCATCGACAGTGCGTCGGGAGAAATCTCGGTGGCGAGTGCCTTAGACTATGAGACGTCAAAAGATCATCAGTTGATCGTAAATGTTGATGATGGTGCACAGGTTACTCAACAGGTTTTTATCATTGATGTTGGTGATGTTGATGAGGGAATACCGGGCATAAAGCTAGACGGTACAGACGGGCATGACCGTCTTTACGGTACCGAGGATAGTGACACATTGTCCGGCTACGGCGGGAACGACTCGATATACGGATACGGGTCGGATGACAAGCTCTATGGCGGCGACGGCAACGATCGTCTTTATGGCGGTGACGGTGATGACACACTTACCGGCGATGCAGGTAATGATTATCTTTATGGTCACGAAGGTAACGACAAACTGTCTGGCGGCGACGGTAACGATCGTCTTTATGGTGGTGACGGCGATGACAAGCTTACCGGCGATGCAGGTAATGATTATCTTTATGGTCACGAAGGTAACGACAAGCTGTCTGGCGGCGACGGCAACGATTATTTGAACGGCGGTGACGGTAAAGATAACCTGTCCGGCGGCGAAGGGAATGACCGTTTGTACGGTGGTGCGGGCAATGACAAACTGACCGGCGGGGACGGAAACGATACGCTGGTTGGTCAGGACGGTAATGACCGTCTCACCGGTGGGGATGGTAATGATTATTTAAGCGGTGGCGATGGCAAAGATAACCTGTCCGGCGGCGATGGGAATGACCGTTTATACGGTGGTGCGGGCAATGACAAACTGACCGGCGGGGACGGAAACGATACGCTGGTTGGTCAGGACGGTAATGACCGTCTCACCGGTGGGGATGGTAATGATTATTTAAGCGGTGGCGATGGCAAAGATAACCTGTCCGGCGGCGAAGGGAATGACCGTTTATACGGTGGTGCGGGCAAAGATAAGCTGACCGGGGGTGATGGAAACGATACGCTGGTTGGTGATGCAGGTCGAGACCGGCTGACCGGCGGGGATGGCAATGATTACCTGAACGGTGGCGCCGATAATGACCGCCTCACCGGTGGTGACGGAAACGATCGCCTTTATGGTGGGGACGGTAATGATAAGCTGACAGGCGATGCCGGAAATGACTATTTACATGGTGGTGACGGTAAAGATAACCTGTCTGGCGGCGATGGGAATGACCGTTTATACGGTGGTGCGGGCAATGATAAACTCACTGGTGGCGATGGCAATGATACGCTGGTTGGTGATGCGGGTCGAGACCAGCTGACCGGTGGGGATGGCAATGATTACCTGAACGGTGGTGCCGACAATGACAAACTTATTGGCGGTGACGGAAATGATCGCCTCTATGGTGGGGACGGAAAAGACATTCTGACAGGCGATGCCGGGAATGATACGCTTTTTGGACAAGACGGTAATGACCGTCTCACCGGTGGGGATGGTAATGATTATTTAAGCGGTGGCGATGGCAAAGATAACCTGTCCGGCGGCGAAGGAAATGACCGTTTATACGGTGGTGCGGGCAACGATAAGCTGACCGGGGGTGATGGAAACGATACGCTGGTTGGTGATGCAGGTCGAGACCGGCTGACCGGCGGGGATGGCAATGATTACCTGAACGGTGGCGCCGATAATGACCGCCTCACAGGGGGTGACGGAAACGATCGCCTCTATGGTGGCGACGGCAATGATAAGCTGACGGGCGATGCCGGAAATGATTATTTACATGGTGGTGACGGTAAAGATAACCTGTCCGGCGGCGATGGGAATGACCGTTTATACGGTGGCGCGGGCAACGATAAGCTGACCGGCGGGGATGGAAACGATACGCTGGTTGGTGATGCGGGTCGAGACCGGCTGACCGGCGGGGATGGTGATGACTATCTGAACGGTGGTGCCGACAATGACCGCCTCACCGGTGGTGACGGAAACGATCGTCTCTACGGTGGGGATGGCAAGGACAATCTTAAGGGCGGAGAAGGTAACGATCGTCTCTATGGCCAGGATGGTGACGACAAACTCACGGGCGATGTTGGCAATGATTACCTGCATGGCGGCCAAGGTAATGACAAACTCACCGGTGGTGATGGTAATGATACATTGATCGGCGATGCCGGTGACGACAAACTAAACGCGGGCGACGGCGACGATTATCTTAACGGCGGTGACGGCAAGGACAAACTGACCGGTGGTGACGGCAATGATCGTATGTATGGTGGCGACGGCGAAGACCGTCTTACTGGCGACGCTGGTAATGATACGCTGTATGGACAGGATGACGATGACAAGCTAACCGGTGGCGAGGGTAATGATTACCTGCATGGCGGAGCAGGTAACGATACTGTCTCGGGTGGCGATGGCAATGACACTTTGGTCGGAGACGCCGGAGATGATAAATTGGATGCCGGCGATGGTAACGATTATCTTACAGCCGGTGCCGGTGATGATACCCTGACTGCCGGTGACGGTGAAGACCGACTATATGGCGGCGATGGTGATGACAAGATGTCCGGCGGTGACGGTAATGATCGGATGTATGGTCAGGATGGCAACGACGAAATGACCGGTGGCGCAGGCGATGATTATGCACATGGCGGTGACGGAAGCGATATCTATTTCTTTGGTATGGATAGTGGAATTGATACCTTCATTGGTGGAGACGGCGGTGGTTGGTCAGACACAATCGCTTTGTCAGACGGGTTGCCTGCAGGTGATTTGAATGATTGGCTCAATCTCACAAGTGGGTCCGTTGAAACTGCAGACAATGGGGATATCTTCCTGTCTGAAGACGCTGCAGGTACGATTACGCTTGGCGAAGATGCTGTTCTAACATTTGATGGTGTGGAAAAAATTGAAGGCTAG
- a CDS encoding cobyrinate a,c-diamide synthase, with amino-acid sequence MEGKAAPSLIIGAPASGSGKTTLTLAILRALHNLGHSVSSYKIGPDYIDPVFHRRASNHTCYNIDPWAMSSQTITDMFFELLKNKDIAIGEGVMGLFDGAQNGSGSTADVSVAHNIPIVLVVDAKGQAASVAALLTGFNTYREDVTIAGVIFNKVGGPGHVRLLREAAEKVGLPLLGCIPKSDLLALDHRHLGLVQARETVELEKFLDAAAGLISTHIDLLALFKLARPVANITDNPFTALSPIGQHIAVAEDDAFSFIYPHVLEGWKNAGAALSFFSPLDDEAPSKEADAIFLPGGYPELHCEKLGNNSQFKKAMTLAAASGAKIYGECGGFMTLGDILIDKEGHQHQMLGLLPVTTSFAEPKLHLGYRNARLKKDSFLGPDNTLFKAHEFHYAHMTETSAQSALFDISNARDENLGTVGAISGNVAGSFIHLIDKAQT; translated from the coding sequence ATGGAGGGAAAAGCCGCCCCCTCACTGATTATTGGCGCACCGGCTTCCGGTTCTGGAAAGACGACCCTTACCCTTGCAATTTTACGGGCGTTACACAATCTCGGCCATTCCGTCAGTTCTTATAAAATTGGACCAGACTATATCGATCCTGTTTTTCATCGCCGGGCATCCAATCACACTTGTTACAATATTGACCCTTGGGCCATGTCTTCCCAGACAATTACCGATATGTTTTTCGAATTATTGAAGAACAAAGACATCGCCATTGGTGAAGGTGTTATGGGGCTCTTTGATGGGGCGCAAAACGGAAGCGGATCCACCGCAGATGTCTCTGTTGCCCACAATATTCCCATCGTGCTTGTTGTCGATGCAAAAGGACAAGCCGCCAGTGTTGCGGCCCTATTAACAGGCTTTAATACCTATCGAGAAGATGTCACCATCGCCGGTGTTATTTTCAACAAAGTTGGTGGACCGGGACATGTTCGACTACTCCGTGAAGCTGCTGAAAAGGTTGGCCTTCCACTACTTGGCTGCATTCCCAAATCAGATCTTCTCGCGCTAGATCACCGACATCTGGGCCTTGTACAAGCCCGGGAAACAGTTGAGCTCGAGAAATTCTTGGACGCAGCCGCCGGATTAATTTCCACTCATATTGATTTGTTGGCGCTCTTTAAGTTGGCTCGTCCCGTTGCCAACATCACGGATAACCCGTTTACGGCTCTATCACCGATTGGTCAGCATATTGCAGTCGCGGAAGATGACGCCTTTTCTTTCATTTATCCACATGTACTCGAGGGCTGGAAAAACGCCGGTGCGGCGCTTTCTTTCTTTTCACCGCTGGATGATGAGGCGCCATCCAAAGAAGCAGATGCTATTTTCCTGCCAGGTGGATACCCAGAGCTTCATTGTGAAAAACTCGGTAATAATTCCCAATTTAAAAAGGCGATGACCCTTGCCGCGGCAAGTGGTGCAAAAATTTACGGCGAATGCGGTGGGTTTATGACCTTAGGGGATATCCTGATAGACAAAGAAGGTCATCAACATCAAATGCTCGGTTTGCTGCCAGTGACAACATCATTTGCTGAACCTAAGCTCCATCTTGGTTATCGGAATGCACGTCTGAAGAAAGACAGTTTCCTTGGACCAGACAATACACTTTTTAAAGCCCATGAGTTTCATTATGCACATATGACAGAAACATCGGCTCAATCCGCCCTATTTGACATCTCCAACGCGCGCGACGAAAATCTGGGTACAGTCGGTGCTATATCCGGAAATGTTGCAGGATCCTTCATTCATCTTATCGATAAGGCGCAAACGTGA
- a CDS encoding cobalt-precorrin-5B (C(1))-methyltransferase, giving the protein MTDPDKKELRFGWTTGACATAATKAALTALFGDEFPDPVTITLPKGQKPAFALATEEKGSNYASVSIIKDAGDDPDVTHLARIMVTVKKLNKGAGIVFKAGEGVGTVTREGLPITVGEPAINPVPRQMMREVVLETALAARQPADIEIEVAIENGIELALSTMNGRLGIVGGLSVLGTTGIVVPYSCASWIASLHRGIDVARAAQEHHLAASTGSTSEKAVAELYNLPEVALLDMGDFAGGVLKYIRKHPVPRLTIAGGFAKITKLAQGHMDLHSGRSHVDFEWLSDQMATLKASAELAHKVRTANTAMQVLEWARQANLPLADHVAEKAKSTAFEIGGGSTAIEVIIFDRKGQLAGRSND; this is encoded by the coding sequence ATGACGGATCCGGATAAAAAAGAATTGCGCTTTGGCTGGACAACAGGTGCATGTGCTACCGCGGCTACAAAAGCGGCTTTAACAGCGTTATTTGGAGATGAATTTCCAGATCCCGTTACAATTACTTTGCCAAAAGGTCAGAAACCGGCGTTTGCACTCGCCACAGAGGAAAAAGGCTCAAATTACGCGTCCGTCAGTATTATTAAGGACGCTGGCGATGATCCTGATGTAACTCACCTTGCCCGAATAATGGTTACGGTTAAAAAATTGAATAAAGGCGCTGGCATAGTGTTTAAAGCAGGCGAGGGTGTTGGTACGGTTACGCGCGAAGGTTTGCCAATTACTGTTGGTGAACCAGCTATTAATCCTGTGCCGCGTCAAATGATGCGAGAGGTTGTATTAGAAACTGCCTTGGCCGCGAGACAGCCAGCAGATATAGAAATTGAAGTCGCAATTGAAAATGGAATTGAATTGGCTCTAAGCACCATGAACGGTCGACTGGGCATTGTCGGCGGATTGTCGGTCCTGGGAACGACGGGTATTGTAGTCCCGTATTCCTGTGCATCCTGGATCGCGTCGCTACATCGTGGTATTGACGTTGCCCGAGCTGCACAAGAACATCATTTGGCTGCCAGTACAGGATCAACCTCTGAAAAGGCGGTTGCGGAGCTTTATAATTTACCGGAAGTCGCTTTATTGGATATGGGGGATTTTGCCGGCGGTGTCCTGAAGTATATTCGAAAACATCCGGTGCCTAGACTGACCATTGCAGGAGGTTTCGCAAAAATCACGAAACTGGCGCAAGGACATATGGATTTACATTCCGGCCGCAGTCACGTGGATTTCGAATGGCTGTCCGATCAGATGGCAACCCTCAAGGCATCGGCAGAGTTAGCTCATAAAGTACGAACCGCAAATACGGCGATGCAGGTCCTCGAATGGGCGCGGCAAGCAAATTTACCCTTAGCCGACCATGTGGCGGAAAAGGCCAAAAGCACCGCTTTTGAAATTGGGGGCGGTTCCACAGCAATTGAAGTGATAATATTTGACCGTAAGGGCCAATTGGCAGGTCGAAGCAATGACTGA
- the cobA gene encoding uroporphyrinogen-III C-methyltransferase has protein sequence MDRILKNIPAFEPGSVWLVGAGPGDAGLLTLYAYEALRQADVLVYDALVGKEILRLTGPDTLLEYAGKRGGKPSAKQQDITERLVTLAKEGKRVLRLKGGDPYIFGRGGEEALMLAAHNIPFRVIPGISSGVGGLAYAGIPLTHRDTNSAVTFLTGHDATGEVPNVNWEHIAKGSPVIVLYMALKHIQVICDRLIGFGRSPDDSVAVIFKATTEEQKVVVTDLKNAAHDVAASGLKPPALIVVGEVVKLRPQLDWFSRFLNQAEGN, from the coding sequence ATGGATAGAATTTTGAAAAATATACCGGCTTTCGAACCGGGTTCTGTATGGCTGGTCGGTGCCGGACCTGGTGATGCAGGTCTACTGACCCTCTACGCTTATGAAGCCCTCCGTCAAGCAGATGTCCTTGTCTATGATGCATTGGTGGGTAAAGAAATATTGCGTCTGACCGGACCAGATACGTTATTGGAATATGCGGGAAAACGCGGGGGAAAACCTTCTGCGAAGCAACAGGATATTACCGAACGCCTGGTTACCTTGGCAAAAGAAGGTAAAAGGGTACTTCGTCTCAAAGGCGGCGACCCCTATATCTTTGGACGCGGAGGTGAAGAAGCGCTGATGCTTGCCGCACATAATATCCCGTTTCGTGTTATTCCCGGCATTTCATCGGGTGTAGGCGGGCTCGCCTACGCCGGCATTCCGTTGACCCATCGAGACACAAACTCAGCTGTTACATTTTTGACGGGGCATGATGCAACTGGCGAAGTTCCAAATGTCAATTGGGAGCATATTGCGAAGGGCTCCCCGGTTATCGTACTGTATATGGCGCTTAAGCATATTCAGGTAATTTGTGATCGCCTGATCGGGTTTGGCCGCTCCCCGGACGATAGTGTTGCTGTTATTTTCAAAGCGACAACGGAAGAACAAAAAGTTGTCGTCACTGACCTGAAAAATGCGGCACATGACGTCGCGGCAAGCGGTCTTAAACCACCCGCCTTAATTGTCGTTGGCGAGGTCGTAAAGCTGCGGCCACAATTGGATTGGTTCAGCCGCTTCCTTAATCAAGCTGAAGGAAACTGA
- the cobU gene encoding bifunctional adenosylcobinamide kinase/adenosylcobinamide-phosphate guanylyltransferase: MPDISLILGGARSGKSRFAEDLVTQKNLTRIYLATAQSYDEEMAARIAKHRSDRGRQWTTIEEPLELLKSLQQNSSVENIILVDCLTLWVSNLMGEGLSVEEAVDQLIDGLCCVDGPVVFVSNEVGQGIVPDNAMAREFRDHAGRLHQRLAAKAKSVYFITAGLAQKLK, encoded by the coding sequence ATGCCAGATATATCGCTTATCCTTGGGGGCGCACGCTCTGGTAAAAGCCGTTTCGCAGAGGATCTTGTTACGCAGAAAAACTTGACCCGAATTTATCTTGCGACAGCTCAATCATATGATGAGGAGATGGCAGCCAGAATTGCCAAACACAGAAGTGACCGGGGTAGACAATGGACAACCATCGAAGAACCCCTGGAACTCTTGAAGTCTCTGCAGCAAAATTCCTCAGTAGAAAATATAATCCTCGTTGATTGCCTGACGCTCTGGGTTAGTAATCTCATGGGCGAAGGGCTTTCTGTCGAAGAAGCTGTTGATCAGCTGATTGATGGATTATGCTGTGTTGACGGACCCGTCGTTTTTGTTTCAAATGAAGTTGGCCAGGGCATTGTGCCAGATAATGCCATGGCGCGGGAATTTCGTGATCACGCGGGCAGATTACATCAACGGTTGGCAGCCAAAGCAAAATCAGTTTATTTCATAACCGCCGGTCTTGCCCAAAAGCTAAAGTAA
- a CDS encoding adenosylcobinamide-GDP ribazoletransferase: MTTDPSRDKAPSYKGNWVQDFLVSLVFLTRLPISLRFSFDMGALRTASRCFPIIGIIVGGLSGAVFLVAIAIDLPALLSAFLAIASQALLTGALHEDAIGDVADGFGGGTTRLEKLEIMHDSRVGTYAVLALIFVIGMKVVALSSAISPMMIFAILVSAATVSRALMTWGMYLMPSARTDGLSHSAGRPPILAPLSATVIAVLVAIVSLGNLIGATALLVAIISAALVGIIAYRQIGGQTGDVLGAIQQISELGFIIACVAVIL; encoded by the coding sequence ATGACGACAGATCCCTCTCGCGATAAGGCGCCTTCTTACAAGGGAAACTGGGTCCAGGATTTTCTGGTGTCGCTGGTTTTTTTAACACGCCTGCCCATATCACTTCGGTTTTCCTTTGACATGGGCGCATTAAGAACGGCCAGCCGATGTTTTCCAATAATCGGCATTATTGTTGGCGGCCTCTCTGGTGCTGTTTTTCTGGTCGCTATTGCAATTGATCTACCTGCCCTCCTTTCCGCTTTCTTGGCTATCGCCTCCCAAGCCCTCTTGACTGGAGCTTTGCATGAAGATGCGATTGGCGATGTTGCAGATGGCTTCGGCGGTGGCACGACGCGCCTGGAAAAATTGGAAATCATGCATGACAGCAGAGTTGGAACCTACGCCGTGCTCGCATTGATTTTTGTTATTGGCATGAAGGTCGTAGCACTTTCAAGCGCAATCAGTCCGATGATGATATTTGCAATTCTTGTTTCCGCCGCCACGGTCAGCCGAGCGCTTATGACATGGGGAATGTATTTAATGCCCTCTGCCCGCACTGACGGGTTAAGCCATAGTGCCGGTCGCCCACCTATTCTGGCACCTCTTTCAGCAACCGTTATTGCCGTGCTTGTCGCCATCGTCTCATTGGGAAACCTGATAGGAGCAACAGCGCTACTGGTTGCTATAATCAGTGCCGCATTAGTGGGTATTATCGCTTACAGGCAAATAGGCGGCCAAACAGGTGACGTCCTAGGTGCTATCCAGCAAATCTCCGAACTGGGTTTCATCATTGCCTGCGTTGCAGTAATTTTATGA